ACTGCCTATGAAAAGAATACCATTTGACCGCTTTTCTGACAAGCGGTTTTATTATGCTAATGCACCTCCATGTAAGCAGGGTTTTTCATTAACTACTGATTTTACATGGAGGATTTTATTATGTACGATGAAATATTTAGCCAGATTACAAATGCTGCAAACAAACGGAATCTAAGAGATTCTACTATTCATGCATACTGTACAAGTGTTGCTCACTTTTTAAAATATACTGATAAGCCAATAGATGCTCTGACAACAGATGATGTTGACATATTTCTCACAGAAAAAAGACTTTCCGGGATTTCACCGGAAACATACAACCACTATCATTCCGGTATTCGTTTCTTTTATAAAAAAGTATTAAAGATGAATTGGGATGACGATGATATCCCACGTATGAAAAGAGACAGGAGCCTGCCAATCGTACTTACGAAAGCAGATATATCAGCGATTCTGGATGCAACGCCAAACCTGAAACATAAAGCCATGATTGCTACAATGTATTCAGGTGGTCTTCGGGTATCAGAAGTCACGCACCTTCACTATGATGATATTTCACGCACAAACAAAACAATACACATCCGTGATGGCAAAAGTCGTTTTGACCGTTATACCCTGCTTGCTGACCGTACACTTGAGATACTTACGGAATACTGGTTTAAGTGCGGC
This Ruminococcus hominis DNA region includes the following protein-coding sequences:
- a CDS encoding tyrosine-type recombinase/integrase encodes the protein MYDEIFSQITNAANKRNLRDSTIHAYCTSVAHFLKYTDKPIDALTTDDVDIFLTEKRLSGISPETYNHYHSGIRFFYKKVLKMNWDDDDIPRMKRDRSLPIVLTKADISAILDATPNLKHKAMIATMYSGGLRVSEVTHLHYDDISRTNKTIHIRDGKSRFDRYTLLADRTLEILTEYWFKCGRPTGILFPSSWTGDYLVKDSVIQFFHKSAKRAGIQKHVSTHCLRHSFASHLFEAGCDVKYIQALLGHRDPRSTEIYLHVSNKTLLGIKSPFDEMGGE